One window of Gilliamella sp. B3022 genomic DNA carries:
- a CDS encoding VirK/YbjX family protein, translating into MNNITNMSQPKSKWQLFFWLCTGKLPLNELWLKSTYRFKFFFRTLFLSPITFKLLDKLRQYPLLGYYFSCQTNLPCKLQRPYLASCLSQQERFEALAYHYDFLAKYPDSMTKAFYNPNLAFVLADVKVKNDANIKIAIQARNKFAREGEISLYFYDNDGIDLATITFTVMQYQQKTTLFIAGLQGTGHHDARIRVQQATKQCYGLFPKRVVLEAALVIARYFNLEQIVAVGNKTHIYNNWRYNSRQERILSDYDDFWLTIDGKQDSHGLFILPNQIYRKSLDEIASKKRSEYRNRYALLDQLENSITENLALLK; encoded by the coding sequence ATGAATAATATTACGAATATGTCCCAGCCTAAAAGTAAGTGGCAACTGTTTTTCTGGCTTTGTACAGGTAAACTTCCGCTTAATGAACTGTGGCTAAAATCGACTTATCGTTTCAAATTTTTTTTTAGAACTTTATTTTTAAGTCCGATCACATTCAAATTATTGGATAAATTAAGACAGTATCCATTACTGGGTTATTATTTTTCATGCCAAACCAATTTACCCTGTAAATTACAACGTCCTTATTTAGCTTCTTGTTTAAGTCAACAAGAGCGTTTTGAGGCATTAGCCTATCATTATGACTTTTTAGCTAAGTATCCTGATAGCATGACGAAAGCCTTTTATAATCCGAATCTCGCTTTTGTATTGGCTGATGTTAAGGTAAAAAACGATGCTAACATCAAAATTGCTATTCAAGCACGCAATAAGTTTGCTCGCGAAGGTGAAATTAGTCTGTATTTTTATGATAATGATGGCATTGATTTGGCTACGATAACTTTTACGGTAATGCAATATCAACAAAAAACAACACTTTTTATTGCTGGGCTACAAGGTACAGGCCATCATGATGCTCGTATTAGAGTACAACAAGCAACAAAACAGTGTTATGGACTGTTTCCTAAACGTGTTGTATTAGAAGCAGCCTTAGTGATTGCGCGTTATTTTAATCTTGAGCAAATAGTGGCTGTGGGTAACAAAACGCATATTTACAACAATTGGCGCTATAATAGCCGACAAGAACGCATTTTATCGGATTACGATGATTTTTGGTTAACTATTGATGGTAAGCAAGATAGTCATGGTTTATTTATATTACCAAATCAAATCTATCGAAAATCATTAGATGAAATCGCCAGTAAAAAACGATCAGAATATCGCAATCGTTATGCTCTATTGGATCAACTGGAAAACAGTATCACAGAGAATTTGGCTTTATTAAAATAA
- a CDS encoding Lin0368 family putative glycerol transporter subunit, translating to MPIKLAIATVIGAFIFPFVIRMAWGRMVDNWGPIGGWMAAAFIVGTVWCINHGITTPMITQSGSVWVDQGLAAGIGVWVASALTGGSKLKSAKNVVAAVSAGIVGGYILSLFLV from the coding sequence ATGCCTATAAAACTTGCGATAGCTACTGTGATTGGTGCTTTTATTTTTCCATTCGTGATACGCATGGCATGGGGAAGGATGGTAGATAATTGGGGACCTATTGGTGGATGGATGGCAGCAGCCTTCATTGTTGGTACAGTTTGGTGTATTAATCATGGCATTACAACACCAATGATTACTCAAAGTGGTTCGGTATGGGTTGATCAAGGGTTAGCTGCTGGAATCGGTGTATGGGTGGCTTCAGCTTTAACGGGCGGCAGCAAACTTAAATCAGCTAAAAATGTAGTGGCAGCTGTGAGCGCTGGTATTGTTGGCGGATATATATTGTCACTTTTCCTTGTTTGA
- the eno gene encoding phosphopyruvate hydratase, with protein MAKIVKVHGREVIDSRGNPTVEAEVHLEGGFVGLAIVPSGASTGSREALELRDGDKSRFLGKGVLKAVENVNGPIAKAVVGKDALDQAAVDQIMLDLDGTDFKSNLGANSILAVSLATAKAAAAAKGVPLFQHIADLNGTPGQYSMPLPMMNIINGGEHADNNIDLQEFMIQPVGAKTVREAIRMGSEVFHNLAKVLHAKGMNTAVGDEGGFAPNLGSNAEALACIKEAVEKAGYVLGKDITLAMDCAASEFYNKETGKYVLKGEGNKEFTAEEFTHYLEGLTNEYPIVSIEDGLDESDWEGWAYQTKALGNKIQLVGDDLFVTNTKIFKQGIEKGIANSILVKVNQIGTLTESIAAVKMAKDAGYTAVISHRSGETEDSTIADLAVGLAAGQIKTGSMSRSDRVAKYNQLIRIEEALGSKAPFNGLKEVKGQ; from the coding sequence ATGGCAAAAATCGTTAAAGTACATGGTCGTGAAGTAATCGACTCTCGTGGAAACCCAACTGTTGAAGCAGAAGTTCATTTAGAAGGTGGATTTGTTGGTCTAGCAATCGTTCCATCAGGTGCATCAACAGGTTCACGTGAGGCATTAGAACTTCGTGATGGTGATAAATCTCGCTTTTTAGGTAAAGGAGTATTAAAAGCTGTTGAAAATGTAAACGGTCCAATCGCTAAAGCTGTTGTTGGTAAGGATGCGTTAGATCAAGCAGCTGTCGACCAAATTATGCTTGATTTAGATGGAACTGACTTCAAATCTAACTTAGGTGCTAACTCAATTCTAGCTGTATCTTTAGCGACTGCTAAAGCTGCTGCTGCTGCTAAAGGTGTTCCACTTTTTCAACATATTGCAGATCTTAACGGTACACCAGGTCAATACTCTATGCCATTACCAATGATGAATATTATCAATGGTGGTGAACACGCTGATAACAACATCGACTTACAAGAATTTATGATTCAACCTGTTGGTGCTAAAACAGTTCGTGAAGCAATCCGTATGGGTTCTGAAGTATTCCATAACTTAGCAAAAGTATTACATGCTAAAGGTATGAATACCGCGGTTGGTGATGAAGGTGGTTTTGCGCCTAACTTAGGTTCAAATGCAGAAGCTTTAGCATGTATTAAAGAAGCTGTAGAAAAAGCAGGTTATGTATTAGGTAAAGACATTACTTTAGCGATGGACTGTGCTGCTTCTGAATTCTATAACAAAGAAACGGGTAAATATGTATTAAAAGGTGAAGGCAATAAAGAATTTACTGCGGAAGAATTTACTCACTATTTAGAAGGTTTAACTAATGAGTATCCAATCGTATCTATCGAAGATGGTTTGGATGAAAGCGATTGGGAAGGTTGGGCATACCAAACTAAAGCGCTTGGTAACAAAATCCAATTAGTTGGTGATGATCTATTTGTTACAAATACTAAAATCTTTAAACAAGGTATTGAAAAAGGCATTGCAAACTCAATATTAGTTAAAGTAAACCAAATCGGTACATTAACTGAATCTATCGCTGCGGTTAAAATGGCGAAAGATGCTGGTTATACAGCTGTTATTTCTCATCGTTCTGGTGAAACTGAAGATTCAACTATTGCTGATTTAGCTGTTGGTTTAGCTGCAGGTCAAATCAAAACTGGTTCTATGAGCCGTTCTGACCGTGTTGCTAAATATAACCAATTAATTCGTATTGAGGAAGCACTAGGTTCTAAAGCACCATTTAACGGTTTAAAAGAAGTGAAAGGACAATAA
- the dhaL gene encoding dihydroxyacetone kinase subunit DhaL: protein MSALELTKSYFIETFKKIADMAEQNRDHLSQLDSDIGDGDHGINLTIGFREVSKQLDMLSDTTADIAELMKKIGMILLSKVGGASGPLYGSFFMKMANHTVGKQAVTFKEFCQMYQDGVEAVQMRGKAELNDKTMIDALIPGLNVLKRYQEEDDPIKTLETCISEMKKGSDNTIDLIAKKGRSMRLGERAIGHRDAGSESAWMIMNEFLQQLKLEKSF, encoded by the coding sequence ATGAGTGCTTTGGAACTGACTAAATCCTACTTTATTGAGACCTTTAAAAAAATTGCTGATATGGCAGAACAAAATCGTGATCATTTAAGTCAATTAGACTCAGATATTGGTGATGGTGATCACGGTATCAATCTTACCATTGGCTTTCGTGAAGTTTCAAAGCAACTTGACATGTTATCGGATACAACGGCGGATATCGCAGAATTGATGAAAAAAATTGGCATGATTTTATTAAGTAAGGTTGGCGGAGCATCAGGACCATTATATGGAAGTTTTTTTATGAAAATGGCTAACCATACTGTTGGAAAACAAGCAGTAACATTTAAAGAATTTTGCCAAATGTATCAAGATGGCGTTGAAGCCGTACAAATGCGTGGGAAAGCCGAACTCAATGATAAAACTATGATCGATGCACTCATTCCAGGGCTTAATGTATTAAAAAGATATCAGGAAGAGGATGATCCGATTAAAACATTAGAGACTTGCATTAGTGAAATGAAAAAAGGCTCGGACAATACTATTGATCTAATTGCTAAAAAAGGTCGGTCAATGCGATTAGGTGAAAGGGCAATTGGTCATAGGGACGCAGGATCTGAATCAGCATGGATGATAATGAATGAATTTTTACAGCAATTAAAACTAGAGAAGTCATTCTAG
- a CDS encoding Lin0368 family putative glycerol transporter subunit, translated as MKFFRSFVGYCIAGMIVMAVWSQLGTYGIFGGYLAAIIIIGPMWYMNHYINLTGNEDDAAFVDMGLAISICGIMRDTFIQGGAAFATSLPTIVFVIFGATLGGITAAYIEKDMAKKKEFTNENPREPGLRRSDFEKLKETKEKILRSKQIKVFQKKKKLD; from the coding sequence ATGAAATTTTTTCGAAGTTTTGTTGGTTATTGTATTGCAGGAATGATCGTCATGGCGGTTTGGTCTCAACTCGGAACTTACGGTATTTTTGGCGGATATTTGGCTGCAATTATTATTATTGGACCAATGTGGTATATGAATCATTACATCAATTTAACCGGTAATGAAGATGATGCGGCTTTTGTTGATATGGGATTAGCCATTTCAATTTGTGGCATCATGCGAGACACCTTTATCCAAGGAGGAGCTGCTTTTGCCACTTCTTTACCCACGATAGTATTCGTTATTTTTGGTGCAACTTTAGGTGGAATTACAGCCGCTTATATTGAAAAGGATATGGCAAAGAAAAAGGAATTTACCAATGAAAATCCAAGAGAGCCTGGTTTGAGGCGTTCTGATTTTGAAAAATTAAAGGAAACAAAAGAAAAGATTTTGCGTAGCAAACAAATTAAAGTTTTTCAAAAAAAGAAAAAACTGGATTAA
- a CDS encoding dihydroxyacetone kinase subunit DhaK, whose translation MKRLINDGYDVVEEMLEGYCLAHSNYVELKQNCDRVVVSKHMSSEPRVRVIIGGGSGHEPAFLGYVGKDFADAAAVGNVNTSPSPEYCYEAVKAVDCGKGCLFVYGNYAGDVMNFDMGAELAAEEGIRVETVIVTDDIYSSQNVDERRGVAGDVFVFKIAASAAAKGYELDKVKKLAEKANANTYSMGVALSSCTLPVTGEVIFDMRDGDMEVGMGIHGEPGIERTKLKSADIVVSQLIEHLLQEPKLQTGDEVQLLINGLGGLALMDQYICYRKAHKLLEQIGIKIYKPLVGNYVTSMDMVGMSISIIKLDDELKELLSHPCDTPYFKIAY comes from the coding sequence ATGAAAAGGTTAATTAATGATGGTTATGATGTTGTTGAAGAGATGTTAGAAGGCTATTGTCTGGCACACAGCAACTATGTTGAACTTAAACAAAATTGCGATCGAGTAGTGGTAAGTAAACATATGAGTTCTGAACCCCGAGTAAGAGTAATTATTGGTGGTGGTTCAGGACATGAACCAGCGTTTTTAGGATACGTTGGTAAAGATTTTGCAGATGCAGCTGCGGTTGGTAATGTAAATACGTCCCCTTCTCCTGAATATTGTTATGAAGCTGTCAAAGCCGTTGATTGTGGAAAGGGATGCCTTTTCGTGTATGGTAATTACGCCGGTGATGTAATGAATTTTGATATGGGCGCAGAATTAGCGGCTGAAGAGGGGATTCGCGTTGAAACTGTTATCGTGACGGACGATATCTATTCCTCACAAAATGTTGACGAACGGCGAGGGGTAGCTGGTGATGTGTTCGTTTTCAAAATTGCAGCCAGTGCTGCGGCTAAAGGGTATGAATTAGATAAAGTTAAGAAGCTTGCTGAAAAAGCCAACGCGAATACTTATTCTATGGGTGTTGCATTATCTTCTTGTACATTGCCCGTTACAGGTGAAGTAATTTTTGATATGCGTGACGGTGATATGGAAGTCGGAATGGGTATTCATGGTGAACCTGGCATTGAAAGAACTAAGCTTAAAAGTGCCGATATTGTAGTAAGTCAATTAATCGAACATCTTTTACAAGAACCAAAACTACAAACTGGTGATGAAGTTCAATTGCTGATTAATGGATTAGGCGGTTTGGCGTTAATGGATCAATATATCTGTTATCGAAAAGCTCATAAATTACTCGAACAAATAGGGATAAAGATTTATAAACCTCTTGTAGGTAATTATGTCACTTCTATGGATATGGTCGGGATGTCAATTTCAATTATTAAACTTGATGATGAGTTGAAAGAACTATTAAGCCATCCTTGCGATACACCTTATTTCAAGATTGCCTATTAA
- the dhaM gene encoding dihydroxyacetone kinase phosphoryl donor subunit DhaM, with amino-acid sequence MVSIILVSHSKKITDGLKEMIEDMVDSTGDVRIFSAGGTEDGRMGTDSIAIYNIIKQCSNHRNILIFADIGSAILSAETAIDLIENESLKNRVILVDAPLVEGAFVASIQAMVDNDVEGILAELQNI; translated from the coding sequence ATGGTAAGTATCATATTAGTGTCACACAGTAAAAAAATCACTGATGGTCTTAAAGAAATGATTGAAGACATGGTGGATTCTACGGGTGATGTGAGAATTTTTTCAGCAGGCGGAACGGAAGATGGTCGAATGGGAACCGATTCAATTGCAATTTATAACATCATTAAACAATGCTCAAATCATCGTAATATTTTAATCTTTGCCGATATTGGTAGTGCCATATTAAGTGCTGAAACGGCCATTGACCTTATAGAAAACGAATCACTAAAAAATAGAGTGATATTGGTTGATGCTCCTTTAGTCGAAGGTGCTTTTGTCGCATCAATTCAAGCTATGGTTGATAACGATGTTGAAGGGATTTTAGCTGAATTACAAAATATTTAA
- the pyrG gene encoding glutamine hydrolyzing CTP synthase — translation MVTNYIFVTGGVVSSLGKGIAAASLAAILEARNLKVTMLKLDPYINVDPGTMSPIQHGEVFVTEDGAETDLDLGHYERFIRTKMTRKNNFTTGRIYSDVLRKERRGDYLGATIQVIPHITNEIKSRVIEGAKGFDVAIVEIGGTVGDIESLPFLEAIRQLAVDVGREHTLFMHLTLVPYLASSGEVKTKPTQHSVKELLSIGIQPDVLICRSDRIIPANERSKIALFCNVPERAVISLKDVDSIYKIPALLKSQNLDTFVCNRFHLECKDADLSEWEQVIYEEANPVGEVTIGMVGKYIELPDAYKSVNEALKHGGLKNRLTVHIRYIDSEDLESRGTDMLKGLDAILIPGGFGYRGVEGKIMAARYARENKIPYLGICLGLQVAMIEYARNVAGIKDANSTEFVKDCTNPIIALITEWSDESGNVVQRNENSDLGGTMRLGSQICHLEPNSLVYSMYKNESITERHRHRYEVNNNLLPKVVDAGLKVTGLSTDRKLVEIIEIPDHPWFVACQFHPEFTSTPRDGHPLFGSFVKAAKTYQEQQQK, via the coding sequence ATGGTCACGAATTATATTTTTGTTACAGGCGGTGTCGTTTCTTCTTTAGGTAAAGGCATTGCCGCAGCGTCTCTTGCTGCAATTTTAGAAGCCCGCAATTTAAAAGTCACCATGCTAAAACTTGATCCCTACATTAATGTTGATCCAGGTACAATGAGTCCTATTCAACATGGTGAAGTTTTTGTGACTGAGGACGGCGCTGAAACAGATCTGGACTTAGGTCATTATGAGCGTTTTATACGTACCAAAATGACACGTAAAAATAACTTCACGACAGGACGTATTTATTCTGATGTATTGCGTAAAGAGCGTCGTGGAGACTATTTAGGAGCAACAATTCAAGTTATTCCTCATATTACTAATGAGATTAAATCACGTGTTATTGAAGGTGCAAAAGGTTTTGATGTCGCGATTGTTGAAATTGGTGGCACTGTTGGGGATATTGAATCACTACCATTTTTAGAAGCGATCCGTCAATTAGCCGTAGATGTAGGTCGTGAGCATACGCTATTTATGCATCTAACATTAGTGCCTTATTTAGCATCATCTGGTGAAGTTAAAACTAAACCAACTCAGCATTCAGTAAAAGAACTTCTTTCAATTGGTATTCAACCAGATGTTCTTATCTGTCGTTCAGATCGCATCATTCCTGCCAATGAAAGATCCAAGATTGCTCTATTTTGTAATGTTCCTGAACGTGCGGTTATTTCACTGAAAGACGTCGATTCAATATATAAAATTCCAGCATTATTAAAATCACAAAATTTAGATACTTTTGTTTGCAATCGCTTCCATCTTGAATGCAAAGATGCCGACCTTTCTGAGTGGGAGCAAGTAATTTATGAAGAAGCCAATCCAGTTGGTGAAGTTACAATTGGTATGGTGGGTAAATATATTGAGCTACCCGATGCTTATAAATCAGTGAATGAAGCATTAAAACATGGTGGATTAAAAAACCGTTTAACTGTACATATCCGTTATATTGATTCAGAAGATCTTGAATCACGAGGTACGGATATGTTAAAAGGATTAGATGCAATTCTCATTCCTGGTGGATTTGGTTATCGTGGCGTTGAAGGTAAAATCATGGCAGCTCGCTATGCCCGTGAAAATAAAATTCCATATTTGGGTATTTGTCTTGGCTTACAAGTTGCAATGATTGAATATGCCCGTAATGTCGCTGGGATTAAAGATGCCAATTCTACTGAGTTCGTTAAAGATTGTACTAATCCTATTATTGCTTTAATTACTGAATGGAGTGATGAGTCGGGTAATGTAGTACAACGTAATGAAAACAGTGATTTAGGTGGAACTATGCGTTTAGGTTCTCAGATTTGCCATTTAGAACCGAATTCATTAGTATATAGTATGTATAAAAATGAGTCGATTACGGAACGTCATCGTCATCGTTACGAAGTCAATAATAATTTATTACCAAAAGTGGTTGACGCTGGGTTAAAAGTAACAGGTCTTTCAACGGACAGAAAACTTGTTGAGATCATTGAAATCCCAGATCATCCATGGTTTGTTGCTTGTCAATTCCATCCGGAATTTACCTCGACACCACGAGATGGACACCCACTATTTGGGAGTTTTGTGAAAGCTGCTAAAACTTATCAGGAGCAGCAACAAAAATAG
- a CDS encoding lysine exporter LysO family protein has product MYFGLLIAFIPLCLGYLITFKDQQWIIKINKVLSWMVYFILFLMGSELAHLDNLKDNLQTILFYAGVLFVCTFGSNFIFLMLFDILLPWQTSHTKQNIGSRFKMIFESLQVCIALILGFIAGLIPLFIWQFNEDITKIVLCFLLLLVGIQLRSNNISLKQILLSKVGLATTIVVIISTFLGGIIAALIFGQPSRVGLAMSSGFGWYSLSGLLMTQAHGAIIGSATFLNDILRELCAIILIPSLIKRYKLTALGLCGATSMDFTLPMLQKGAGIMIVPSAIVQGFLLTIIMPIFMTLFNYGYFF; this is encoded by the coding sequence ATGTATTTTGGTCTTTTGATCGCATTTATACCATTGTGCTTGGGTTATTTAATTACCTTTAAAGATCAACAATGGATAATCAAAATTAACAAAGTCCTTAGCTGGATGGTTTATTTTATTCTGTTTCTAATGGGATCGGAATTAGCTCATCTTGATAATCTCAAAGATAATTTACAAACCATCTTATTTTATGCTGGCGTCTTATTTGTTTGTACTTTTGGTAGTAATTTTATTTTTTTAATGTTATTTGACATCCTCCTACCTTGGCAAACCAGTCACACTAAACAAAATATTGGTTCACGCTTCAAAATGATTTTCGAATCTTTACAGGTGTGTATCGCTTTAATTCTAGGTTTTATTGCTGGTTTAATTCCTCTATTTATCTGGCAATTCAACGAAGATATCACTAAAATAGTATTGTGTTTTTTACTTTTATTAGTCGGGATTCAATTACGAAGTAATAATATTTCTTTAAAGCAAATCTTGCTCAGTAAAGTCGGGTTAGCTACAACAATAGTGGTAATAATAAGTACATTTTTAGGTGGTATTATCGCTGCATTAATATTTGGTCAACCCAGTCGCGTTGGATTAGCCATGTCATCAGGGTTTGGTTGGTATTCACTTTCTGGACTATTAATGACGCAAGCGCATGGTGCAATCATTGGTAGCGCTACTTTTTTGAACGACATCTTACGCGAATTGTGCGCCATCATCTTAATTCCCAGCTTAATAAAACGTTATAAACTTACTGCACTTGGTTTATGTGGAGCCACCTCTATGGATTTTACCTTACCGATGCTACAAAAAGGTGCTGGTATAATGATTGTTCCTTCTGCAATTGTGCAAGGATTTTTATTAACCATAATTATGCCAATATTTATGACATTATTTAATTATGGCTACTTTTTTTAG
- the ilvI gene encoding acetolactate synthase 3 large subunit yields the protein MAKLSGAEMVIQSLIDQGVKQIFGYPGGSVLDIYDAIHTLGGIEHILVRHEQAAVHMADGYARSTGDVGVVLVTSGPGATNTITGIATAYMDSVPLVILSGQVASNLIGNDAFQECDMVGISRPIVKHSFLIKNSKDIPETIKKAFYIASTGRPGPVVVDLPKDIVNPANKYHYHYPEKVLMRSYNPTIQGHKQQIKKALTTLLSAKKPVLFVGGGVISADASYEIKTLTEKLNLPVASTLMGISAFPGTDKHFLGMIGMHGVYEANMAMHNADVIVAIGARFDDRTTNNVEKYCPKAKIIHIDIDPTSISKTIQATIPVVGDAKVVLEILLSMLDESNIDRDLDALIDWWKQIEHWRARHCLAYNHEGQNIKPQEAIEVLYKLTKGNAYVTTDVGQHQMFTALYYPFDKPRHFITSGGLGTMGFGLPAALGVKLAFPNKTVVCVTGDGSIQMNIQELSTALQYGLPVLVLNLNNRFLGMVKQWQDMIYAGRHSCSYMESLPDFAKIAEAYGHVGIVISKREELEPKLKQALAIKNRLVFLDVMTDATEHVYPMQIRGGAMNEMWLSKTERT from the coding sequence ATGGCAAAATTGTCAGGTGCGGAGATGGTCATTCAATCTTTGATTGATCAAGGAGTAAAACAAATATTTGGTTATCCTGGAGGAAGTGTTCTTGATATCTATGATGCAATTCACACACTGGGTGGAATTGAACATATTTTAGTTCGTCATGAACAAGCTGCTGTGCATATGGCGGATGGTTATGCTAGATCAACGGGTGATGTTGGTGTAGTTTTGGTTACATCAGGTCCTGGCGCAACTAATACAATAACTGGGATTGCCACCGCATATATGGATTCAGTGCCATTGGTAATTTTGTCCGGTCAAGTAGCCAGTAATCTTATCGGTAATGATGCTTTTCAAGAATGCGATATGGTTGGTATTTCACGTCCAATTGTTAAACATAGTTTTCTAATCAAAAATAGCAAAGATATTCCTGAAACTATAAAAAAAGCGTTTTATATCGCATCGACAGGTAGACCTGGACCGGTAGTGGTTGATTTACCGAAAGATATTGTTAACCCTGCTAATAAATATCATTATCATTATCCTGAAAAAGTATTAATGCGTTCGTATAATCCAACTATTCAGGGTCATAAACAACAGATCAAAAAAGCGTTAACAACTTTATTGTCCGCTAAAAAGCCCGTGTTATTTGTAGGTGGTGGTGTAATTAGTGCTGATGCGAGCTATGAAATTAAAACGCTAACAGAAAAATTAAATTTACCTGTAGCTTCAACACTAATGGGTATTAGTGCTTTTCCTGGAACAGATAAGCATTTTTTAGGGATGATCGGTATGCATGGAGTATATGAAGCCAATATGGCGATGCATAATGCAGATGTGATTGTTGCTATCGGTGCACGTTTTGATGATCGTACGACCAATAATGTTGAAAAATATTGTCCAAAAGCCAAAATCATCCATATTGATATCGATCCTACCTCAATATCCAAAACAATACAGGCAACGATTCCGGTTGTTGGTGATGCCAAAGTTGTTCTTGAAATCCTATTATCTATGTTAGATGAATCAAATATTGACCGTGATCTTGATGCTTTAATTGATTGGTGGAAACAAATTGAACATTGGCGTGCACGTCACTGCTTAGCCTATAATCACGAAGGTCAAAATATCAAACCTCAAGAAGCCATCGAAGTATTGTATAAATTGACTAAAGGTAATGCCTATGTGACAACCGATGTGGGTCAACACCAAATGTTCACTGCACTTTATTACCCATTTGATAAACCGCGTCACTTTATTACATCTGGTGGGTTGGGTACCATGGGCTTTGGCTTACCAGCAGCTCTGGGCGTTAAATTGGCTTTTCCGAATAAAACTGTTGTTTGCGTGACTGGTGATGGTAGTATTCAAATGAACATCCAAGAACTTTCAACCGCACTTCAATATGGCTTGCCTGTGTTGGTATTGAATCTTAATAATCGCTTTTTAGGTATGGTTAAACAGTGGCAAGATATGATTTATGCTGGTCGTCACTCATGTTCTTATATGGAGTCTTTACCTGATTTTGCCAAAATTGCCGAAGCTTACGGTCATGTTGGTATAGTAATATCTAAGCGTGAAGAACTCGAACCAAAACTTAAACAAGCGTTAGCAATTAAAAATCGTTTGGTCTTTTTGGATGTCATGACAGATGCTACAGAACATGTGTATCCAATGCAAATACGTGGTGGTGCAATGAACGAAATGTGGCTTAGTAAAACGGAGAGAACCTAA
- the ilvN gene encoding acetolactate synthase small subunit: MRYILSILTENEPGALSRIIGLFSQRGFNIETITTAPTEDPTMHRMTIQTTGDEHVLEQIQKQLHKLVNVYRVNDLTVGPHVEREIMLVKVAAKNSDVREEVKRCVEIFRGSIVDVTATHYIVQLSGTSEKLDSFLASVRETCNIVEIVRSGIIGLSRSEKTVK; this comes from the coding sequence ATGCGTTATATTTTATCAATTTTAACAGAAAATGAGCCAGGCGCATTGTCACGTATTATTGGTTTGTTTTCACAACGTGGCTTCAATATTGAAACGATTACTACCGCACCAACTGAAGATCCAACAATGCATCGCATGACTATACAAACCACTGGCGATGAACATGTGCTTGAACAGATTCAAAAACAATTGCATAAATTAGTCAATGTGTATCGGGTGAATGATTTAACCGTAGGTCCACATGTTGAACGCGAAATCATGTTAGTAAAAGTGGCCGCTAAAAATTCTGATGTACGTGAAGAAGTTAAACGCTGCGTAGAGATTTTTCGAGGTTCGATTGTTGATGTAACTGCTACACATTATATTGTGCAATTATCTGGCACGAGCGAAAAATTAGACTCGTTTTTAGCCTCAGTTCGTGAAACATGCAATATTGTCGAAATTGTCCGTTCGGGTATTATTGGTCTATCACGCAGTGAAAAAACGGTTAAGTAA